The proteins below are encoded in one region of Mya arenaria isolate MELC-2E11 chromosome 15, ASM2691426v1:
- the LOC128218913 gene encoding cytochrome P450 3A2-like codes for MLIVIVAGYETTSSLLQYVAYVLATNPDVQDKHLAQIDNCISEDVSELMYDVIQDMPYLDQVINETLRMYPPLAATNRTTSHHKDVLLDGYWFPANTLIQYSIYMIHHDPQLYPEPDKFIPERFLPEEKAKRDPFTFIPFGLRNCIDMRLALLEAKIALVATLRKVKFVQVPETEVPLEVITYEPFLRPARPVKVGVERRY; via the exons ATGTTAATAGTGATTGTTGCCGGATACGAAACCACCTCCTCCCTTCTGCAGTATGTGGCTTACGTCTTGGCAACAAACCCTGACGTACAGGATAAACATTTAGCCCAGATAGACAACTGTATCTCTGAA gATGTCTCGGAGCTAATGTATGACGTGATTCAGGATATGCCCTACCTTGACCAAGTTATCAACGAGACATTGAGAATGTATCCACCACTTGCAGC GACGAACAGGACGACCAGCCATCACAAGGACGTTTTGTTGGATGGCTATTGGTTTCCTGCCAACACACTGATCCAGTACAGCATTTACATGATTCATCATGACCCTCAACTTTATCCAGAACCAGACAAGTTTATACCGGAAAG GTTTCTCCCTGAAGAGAAGGCAAAACGTGACCCTTTCACCTTCATACCGTTCGGACTTCGTAATTGTATTGACATGCGGCTTGCTCTCCTCGAGGCGAAAATCGCCCTGGTGGCCACCTTAAGGAAGGTCAAGTTCGTCCAGGTCCCAGAAACTGAG GTGCCCTTGGAAGTGATCACTTATGAGCCGTTCCTGCGACCCGCCAGGCCAGTCAAAGTTGGGGTGGAGAGACGGTATTAG